In Sorghum bicolor cultivar BTx623 chromosome 10, Sorghum_bicolor_NCBIv3, whole genome shotgun sequence, one genomic interval encodes:
- the LOC8069084 gene encoding protein cornichon homolog 4, which produces MVFVWLTAFFLVVALIVLVIYQLMCLADLEFDYINPFDSSSRINKVVMPEFVLQALLSVLFLLSGHWAMFLLSLPLVYYNYTLYQRRQHLVDVTEIFNQLGREKKRRLFKIVSLIVLLFLSLFWMIWSVLSEEDE; this is translated from the exons ATGGTGTTCGTGTGGCTCACCGCGTTCTTCCTCGTCGTCGCGCTCATCGTGCTCGTCATCTACCAG CTGATGTGCTTGGCAGATCTAGAGTTCGATTATATCAACCCATTTGATTCATCCTCTCGAATAAATAAAGTTGTGATGCCAGAATTTGTGTTGCAAGCGCTTCTCAGCGTACTGTTCCTCTTATCTGGCCACTGGGCGATGTTCTTACTTTCTCTCCCATTGGTGTACTACAATTATACGCT GTACCAGCGGCGGCAACATCTGGTAGATGTGACCGAGATATTTAATCAACTTGGCCGTGAGAAGAAGCGACGCCTTTTTAAGATAGTTAGTCTCATAGTTCTCCTCTTCCTGTCCTTGTTCTG GATGATCTGGAGTGTATTGTCGGAGGAGGATGAGTAG